A region from the Mustela erminea isolate mMusErm1 chromosome 10, mMusErm1.Pri, whole genome shotgun sequence genome encodes:
- the LOC116567830 gene encoding glutathione S-transferase Mu 3, with protein MSLSKSTMVLGYWDIRGLAHAIRMLLEFTETCYEEKQYTCGEAPDYDRSQWLDVKFKLDLDFPNLPYLMDGKNKITQSNAIMRYIARKHNMCGETEEEKIRVDIVENQVMDFRMQLIRLCYSPDLEKMKPQYLEQLPGQLKQFSLFLGKFSWFAGEKLTFVDFLTYDVLDQNRMFEPKCLDEFPNLKAFMCRFEALEKIANYMQSDRFLKMPVNNKMAQWGSKRIC; from the exons ATGTCGTTGTCCAAGTCGACCATGGTTCTGGGTTACTGGGATATTCGCGGG CTGGCGCATGCCATCCGCATGCTCCTAGAGTTCACCGAAACATGCTATGAGGAGAAACAGTACACGTGCGGGGAAG CTCCGGACTATGATAGAAGCCAGTGGCTGGATGTGAAATTCAAGCTCGACCTGGACTTTCCTAAC CTGCCTTACCTCATGGATGGTAAGAACAAGATCACTCAGAGTAATGCTATCATGCGCTACATCGCTCGCAAGCACAATATGT GTGGCGagactgaagaagaaaagattcGAGTGGACATCGTGGAGAACCAAGTAATGGACTTCCGCATGCAGCTGATCCGGCTGTGCTACAGCCCTGACCTT gaAAAAATGAAGCCTCAGTACTTGGAACAGCTACCTGGACAACTGAAACAGTTCTCCTTGTTCCTGGGGAAATTCTCATGGTTTGCAGGAGAAAAG CTCACCTTTGTGGATTTCCTCACCTATGATGTCTTAGATCAGAACCGTATGTTTGAGCCCAAGTGCCTGGATGAATTTCCAAACCTGAAGGCTTTCATGTGCCGTTTTGAG GCTTTGGAGAAGATAGCTAACTACATGCAGTCTGACCGCTTCCTGAAGATGCCCGTCAATAACAAGATGGCCCAGTGGGGCAGCAAGAGAATATGCTGA